The DNA window CGCGAGGTAGACCAGGGCGAGCGGGGCGATGACCGCGGTCTCGAAGGCCAGGCTCTCGACGGCGCCGACGTCGGCGGACTTCTTGGCCAGGCCGTAGGTGCCGAACGAGAAGGCCAGGACCAGCGCGATCCAGGGCGGGCGGCCGTAGTCGATCGTGAGCACGCCGACGGCCGCCACACCGACGCCGAGGGCGCCCCACTGCAGGGGGCGCAGCCGCTCGCGCAGCAGCAGGACGCCCATCAGGACGGTCACGAGGGGGTTGATGAAGTAGCCGAGGGAGGTCTCGACGACCCGGCCGCTGTTGACGCCGTAGATGTACGTCGTCCAGTTGGTCGTGATGGTCACCGCGGCCACCAGCAGCAGGAGTCGGACCCTGCGGTCGGCGACGATTGCCCGGACCTCCGCGCCCCGGCGCAGGACGGCGACCAGGACGGCCAGCGTGATCGAGGACCAGACGACCCGGTGGGCCAGGATCTCCAGCGCCCCGCTCGGCTCGAGGAGGGGCCAGTAGAGCGGGAACGCCCCCCATAGCGCGTAGGCCATGACTCCGAGCGCCAGCCCGCGTCGCTCCTCGGTCACGCCGTGACTCTAGAGTCAGGGTCGCCGAAGTCGGCATGGCCCCTCGGGGTTTGGTCGCCGGTGGCCTGGGCAGGAGTCCCGGGTCTCGTAACCCAGCTTGGAGGAGTTCCCCTATGCGTTCCCCCCGCATGCTCGTGGCCGTCGTCGCCGTCGCGCTGACCGCCACGATCGCGACGACCCCGTCGCGCGCCGGTGCCGAGGTCGACACGCGGCCCGCCGCCGTCGCCCAGAAGGCCGACACGTCCGAGCGCGCCACGACGAGCATCACGGCCAAGGTCGTCAAGATCCGTCCGGCCGCCAACAAGCCCGCCAACCTCTACCTCACCGGCAAGGTCTACGGCGCCAAGGGTGACGGCAAGGTCTCGATCCAGGTCGCCACGGCCTGCGACAAGGCCAAGGGCACCTGCAACTTCCGCTACTACCGCACGACGCGTCTCAACAGCGCCAACAACTACAAGGGCCAGATCTCGGCTCCTCCGACGCGGCGCAGCTACCTGTGGCGGGCCCGCATCGGGACGGCCACCAGCGACATCTGGCAGACCTGCACCAAGACGTCCGCCCAGACCTGCCAGATCCCCTACAAGTGACCTGAGCAGCACCTGACACGAAGGGCCCCCGCCATCGGCGGGGGCCCTTCGGCGTGTCAGCGGAGTCGTGTCAGCAGGTCAGACGACGGTCCAGGTGTCGCCGCCGTTGACCAGGGCGCCGAGGCGGTCGGCGGGGTCGCCGGCCGCGGCCGCGGTGGCCGAGCCGATCTGGGCGCGGGACTGGTCGTCGTACGTCGGGCGGGCGACCTGGCGGAAGATGCCGATCGGCGTCTGGTTGAGGTAGCCCATCTCGGTGAGCCGGCTGATCGCGAACGCGGTGGAGGGGTCGGGCTGGTGGGCGTCGTGGACCAGGATCGCGTCGTCGCCGACGTCGGCGACGGTCACGATCTTGACGCCGCCGGTCTCGGTGTCGCGCACGAGTCCCTTCGAGCCCCGTCCATCGACGAGGCCACCGAAGCGGATCGGCTCGCCGTGCACGAGCGGGATGATCGCGTCGTGCTTGGTGTCGTTGTCCTTGATCGCGTCGAAGGCGCCGTCGTTGAAGATCGGGCAGTTCTGGTAGATCTCGACCAGGGACGTGCCGCGGTGGGCGGCGGCGGCCGAGAGCACCGAGGTGAGGTGCTTGCGGTCGGAGTCAATGGTGCGGGCCACGAAGCTGGCCTCGGCGCCCAGGGCCAGGGAGACCGGGTTGAAGGGGTGGTCGACCGAGCCCATGGGGGTCGACTTGGTGACCTTGCCGGCCTCGCTGGTGGGGGAGTACTGGCCCTTGGTGAGGCCGTAGATCCGGTTGTTGAACAGCAGGATCGTCATGTTGACGTTGCGGCGCAGGGCGTGGATGAGGTGGTTGCCGCCGATGGACAGGGCGTCGCCGTCGCCGGTGACGACCCACACGCTCAGGTCCTCGCGGGCGGTGGCCAGACCGGTCGCGATCGAGGGGGCACGGCCGTGGATCGAGTGCATGCCGTAGGTGTCGAGGTAGTAGGGGAAGCGTGAGGAGCACCCGATGCCGGAGATGAAGACGATGTTCTCCCGGCGCAGGCCGAGGTCGGGCAAGAAGCCCTGCACGGCCTTGAGAACGGCGTAGTCGCCGCAGCCAGGGCACCAGCGGACCTCCTGGTCGGAGGTGTAGTCCTTGCCGGTCTCGGTGACGCCCTCGTCCCGGGTGGGGACGAGCTCGACGCCGGTGCGCAGGTCGGGCATGGGCAGGTCGGTCGCGGTCATGGCTCAGACCTCCTGAGTGGTCGTGGGAGTGGTCAGGTCGACGGCGATGCCCTCGGCCTCGGCGACCAGGTTGCCGATGGCCTCGGCGAGCTCGGCCGCCTTGAGGGGCAGGCCGCGGACGTGGTTGTAGCCGATGGCGTCGACGAGGTACTTGCCGCGCAGCAGCAACGAGAGCTGGCCGAGGTTCATCTCGGGCACCAGCACCTTGTCGTAACGCCGGAGGATGTCGCCGAGGTCCTTCGGGAACGGGTTGAGGTGGCGCAGGTGAACCTGCGCGACGTCGTACCCGGCCTTGCGGACGCGGCGGCACCCGGCACCGATCGGGCCGTACGTCGAGCCCCAGCCGATGACCAGCACCTTCGCCTTGCCCTGTCCGGGGGGACCGGACGGGTCGTCGACGACGAGCGGGGGCAGAGAGTCGGCGATCCGGTCGATCTTGGCCTGGCGGGTGCGGACCATCAGGTCGTGGTTGGCCGGGTCGTAGGAGATGTTGCCGTGTCCGTCGCCCTTCTCGAGCCCACCGATGCGGTGCTCGAGCCCGGCGGTGCCGGGGATCGCCCACGGTCGGGCGAGGGTCTCCTCGTCGCGCAGGTAGGGCCAGAACTCCTCGGTGTCGGGGGCCTGGGTGCCGTCCTTGCCGACCTTGCCCGCCACGGTCTTGTTGGGGCCGGTGGCGAAGGCGGGGTCGATCACGGGGAGGTCGGCGACGTCGGGCACCTGCCAGGGCTCCGAGCCGTTGGCGAGGTAGCCGTCGGAGAGCAGCATGACCGGGGTGCGGTAGGTGACCGCGATCCGGATGGCCTCGACCGCAGCCGCGAAGCAGTCACCGGGGGACTGCGGGGCGATGATCGGCACGGGGGCCTCGCCGTTGCGGCCGTACATGGCCTGGAGCAGGTCGGACTGCTCGGTCTTGGTGGGCAGCCCGGTGGACGGCCCGCCACGCTGGACGTTGACCACGACCAGGGGCAGCTCGGTCATCACGGCCAGGCCGATGGACTCGCCCTTGAGGGCCACGCCGGGACCCGAGGTGGTCGTGACGCCCAGCGCCCCGCCGAAGGAGGCGCCGATGGCCATGCCGATGCCGGCGATCTCGTCCTCGGCCTGCAGGGTCGTGACGCCGAAGGCCTTGTGCTTCGACAGCTCGTGGAGGATGTCGGAGGCCGGGGTGATCGGGTAGGACCCGAGCAGGATCGGCAGCCCGGACTGCACCCCGCCGGCGATCAGGCCGTAGGACAGGGCCAGGTTGCCGGT is part of the Nocardioides plantarum genome and encodes:
- the rarD gene encoding EamA family transporter RarD: MTEERRGLALGVMAYALWGAFPLYWPLLEPSGALEILAHRVVWSSITLAVLVAVLRRGAEVRAIVADRRVRLLLLVAAVTITTNWTTYIYGVNSGRVVETSLGYFINPLVTVLMGVLLLRERLRPLQWGALGVGVAAVGVLTIDYGRPPWIALVLAFSFGTYGLAKKSADVGAVESLAFETAVIAPLALVYLAVIGIQGQAQYTSEGTGHVLLLASTGLVTAVPLICFGAAATRVSMVSLGLLQYLAPTIQFALGLVIFDETMTAGRWIGFALVWAALVVFTVEALRHRHRQLALAAAATAAA
- a CDS encoding 2-oxoacid:ferredoxin oxidoreductase subunit beta, whose amino-acid sequence is MTATDLPMPDLRTGVELVPTRDEGVTETGKDYTSDQEVRWCPGCGDYAVLKAVQGFLPDLGLRRENIVFISGIGCSSRFPYYLDTYGMHSIHGRAPSIATGLATAREDLSVWVVTGDGDALSIGGNHLIHALRRNVNMTILLFNNRIYGLTKGQYSPTSEAGKVTKSTPMGSVDHPFNPVSLALGAEASFVARTIDSDRKHLTSVLSAAAAHRGTSLVEIYQNCPIFNDGAFDAIKDNDTKHDAIIPLVHGEPIRFGGLVDGRGSKGLVRDTETGGVKIVTVADVGDDAILVHDAHQPDPSTAFAISRLTEMGYLNQTPIGIFRQVARPTYDDQSRAQIGSATAAAAGDPADRLGALVNGGDTWTVV
- a CDS encoding 2-oxoacid:acceptor oxidoreductase subunit alpha — translated: MSKQVKQLDRVVIRFAGDSGDGMQLTGDRFTQESAVFGNDLVTLPNFPAEIRAPQGTIPGVSSFQVHFADHDILTAGDAPDVLVAMNPAALKANIGDLPKGAAIIVDTHDFTKRNLEKAGYNANPLETVGEVNDPLGEFQVHTVDLTGMTVEAVKEFGLSRKDAARAKNMFALGLLSWMYGRPTEGTEAFLSKRFAKVPDIRDANLTAFKTGWNYGETTETFAVQYEIKPATMAPGTYRNITGNLALSYGLIAGGVQSGLPILLGSYPITPASDILHELSKHKAFGVTTLQAEDEIAGIGMAIGASFGGALGVTTTSGPGVALKGESIGLAVMTELPLVVVNVQRGGPSTGLPTKTEQSDLLQAMYGRNGEAPVPIIAPQSPGDCFAAAVEAIRIAVTYRTPVMLLSDGYLANGSEPWQVPDVADLPVIDPAFATGPNKTVAGKVGKDGTQAPDTEEFWPYLRDEETLARPWAIPGTAGLEHRIGGLEKGDGHGNISYDPANHDLMVRTRQAKIDRIADSLPPLVVDDPSGPPGQGKAKVLVIGWGSTYGPIGAGCRRVRKAGYDVAQVHLRHLNPFPKDLGDILRRYDKVLVPEMNLGQLSLLLRGKYLVDAIGYNHVRGLPLKAAELAEAIGNLVAEAEGIAVDLTTPTTTQEV